The window CACAATATGTGTTTCCAAACATGCAGCGGACGGAACTTTTATTGAAGCACCATATACATACAAAAATATCGGCTTTAAGGCATATAGAATAGCAATAGCAACTGATTATCGTTCGCCAGGAGACGGAGCTAGTCCATTTGCTATCGGTATAGCATTTACCGATTATGTTAATTCTTCTAATAAATCTTGGGTAAATTATGCTTATTCGCTTGACGGCGGCAATACATTTAACTTAAAATCCTTACAATCTGCTATTGGCGAAAGACAATTCGGCAGAATAGATATTTCGCTAGGTAGGTCGCGTTACGATAAATTCGGCATGGTTGGTATAGCCTTTGAAATGGGAGATGCCCCACAGGGCTTTAACAGTTGGCGCAATATAGGATTTTTAGCAAACTATATGGACTATCGTAACACCCACGCTTGGTCGGCACCAGTAAATATATCAAAAGTAATTACTTCTGGCGAAAATAATACACGAAACCCAAAAGTACAATGGTTTGGAAATAAAGATGTGAATCCTACTATACACGGTACAAATTCATTTAACTTTATTGTTGCTTTCGACCAAAAATTTAATGATCATGATTTTGATATTAATTACATTTATCCAGCAACAAGTTTTAAAATAGATGCAGGATACACTCCCGCACTCAGTGATTTCGAATATACAGCTCTTGGAGAAGAGGAAAGTATAGAGCATAATGTAGCACTTTCATTTGATAAACAATATAACCACTACTTGGCTACTTATATAGAATACGGAAGCAGCTTTAAAATAAAATACAAGTATATAAATGCAGATAAAATACACGACAAAGCAAATTGGGTTGATCTAGGAAGCTACAGTAATGATGATGCTTACTCTACTTCTATTGACATAAGCCCAACCAAAAACATGGTATGCTGGGCGTGGAGTGAAGGCTCATCAATATGGGCTGATACCGAATGGAGCACTGTAGGCATAGAAAACCATGAAATATCTACAAATGCTCTAAATGCTTATCCAAATCCTGCTAGCAATGTACTAAATATAGTTTCTGAAAATGCTAATGAATTAATCACTATCTGCGATTTGTCTGGAAAAGTAGTTTATTCAGAGCAAGCTAGCGAAAAACAAAGCAGTATAGATATTTCACAACTTAGCGCCGGCATGTATATAGTACGCATAGGCGACAAAGCTGTTAAGCTTGTAAAAGAATAAATATTATAAAAATTTTTAATCAAAAAGGGCGAAGCACAAACAGTTTCGCCTTTTTTATAAGTGCTTTTTCCAATTTTTTTCTTACATGTTTTCTTATTATATTTGCATAAATCTTGTCTAAAAAGATAAAGTAAAAAACATTAACAATAAAACATTACAAATATGGAGCGTATTCTTAAAAAACAATTTTTTTTATTCCTGATTGGAATCATGTTTTGTGGGATAATAAACGCACAAACACAAAAATTTAACAAAGATGTAGTGCTACATGAATGCGATGGAGGCTTTTCAATTAAACCCGAAATATCTGTTGCAGATAACGGATGGATATATGTGCTAATGAATAAATATAACCATCCTAGCGAAAATGACGAAACTAGAATCTATCGTTCAAAAGACGGAGGCA of the Bacteroidales bacterium genome contains:
- a CDS encoding T9SS type A sorting domain-containing protein; amino-acid sequence: MKTKIFSLLLIAIFALSISAQAQDIGGDDILISEISSEDAGFPKISVADNGWIYILTYTYCSAAPYTSLMLHCSKDDGVTYQKLKEWKLSVNITYSDADMVVTGNSEANINVWIAFAVNNSDDNSSTICVSKHAADGTFIEAPYTYKNIGFKAYRIAIATDYRSPGDGASPFAIGIAFTDYVNSSNKSWVNYAYSLDGGNTFNLKSLQSAIGERQFGRIDISLGRSRYDKFGMVGIAFEMGDAPQGFNSWRNIGFLANYMDYRNTHAWSAPVNISKVITSGENNTRNPKVQWFGNKDVNPTIHGTNSFNFIVAFDQKFNDHDFDINYIYPATSFKIDAGYTPALSDFEYTALGEEESIEHNVALSFDKQYNHYLATYIEYGSSFKIKYKYINADKIHDKANWVDLGSYSNDDAYSTSIDISPTKNMVCWAWSEGSSIWADTEWSTVGIENHEISTNALNAYPNPASNVLNIVSENANELITICDLSGKVVYSEQASEKQSSIDISQLSAGMYIVRIGDKAVKLVKE